CATGGCTATCACCAATCTGCcagctatataaaaaaaaaaaaacgtgaccCACAAGAGAGCGAGGAGGGAGGAAAGTAATGCAAGTAGTGTTGGGACGCTTCCTCTCCTCCCGGCGTTTGTCGGTAGGAAGTTCACTGAGAGGACAGgagcccccccacacacatacacacactccttcctcagtatacacacatacacacacacacacatcccttgTCCCTCTGCACTTGTAAGTGAGGCTAAGTGCTTCGAACATTAGGTTTGTGTCACCCCTCTGTGGATGTTATGACAAGTTGCCATATGGGGTCTCCCTATAAATAAACCGGTCTTTGCTGCTGAAATATACAGTAACTTATGTTTTATGCATTTCATTACTTTACTGGCCTGAATGAGTCATTTGCTCCTGGCTTGAGAGGATCCAGGCTTTGACAAAGACtctcaacaaaagaaaaaaaaaaagttgagctAAACTTAGATAAAAAGGCAGAAGGCAAAATTGTTAATGTGACCCCAGTCTTACCTTTCCagtgatggggggaaaaaaatcgtGAGCTTTAGAAGACGAGGGACTAAAAAGCTCGTCATGCTGGCATCATGGTAGCGAATGCTCAGCAGACTGAGCCTCATTTGACAGCTGAAACAAACGTCTGTCAATCAGATGCCATCATGCATTCATACAACTGTCTTTCTAAGTGCTGGCATCTTTTGGCACGGCTCGAATCAGGACTGAATGCACAGCAGCTCAACCCAGATAATTCACACTCAAGAGCTTTTGCTGTCTCTTATTTGGCTTATTTATTGTTTCTATTTCAACATTAACTCCTATAGGTTTATTTCCTGGCCTCACCTGACTGATTAGTGTATTTATCACTGCTGCAGGTAAtagatggtgtgtgtatgttaatgTGATGTCCTGTCTTGTGTCTGTTCACTCACTGACAAGGGAGGGCTCCCCTCCCTTTCCTGACATTTATACTTGATTTGTTTCGGTAAACTTGTTGGCCTGTAAATCCCTTAGAGAGCgtaaacagtgattttgggctctaaataaatttgaactaGGTGTAAATTACATATGGTTGTGTGTTTAGGTCCTAGATTTTGTCTTTAGATGCAGTAAATTTAAAGCACTGTGGTGAATTATGCATCACCAGCCAGCAAAGACATGTGGCGAACTGGGCTGAGAAGTCGCTGATCTGCCCTAAaaatttctgacattttctttgGCTGCGTCCGTGAGTCGGTGGAATAAGACGAGACAAAGAGCTGAGTGGCCGGGCTGAGGCGCTGCGTGGCTTGACTGCAGTATTATCTGACTGTAAATGGAGGAGTCTCTGTCCGTACGCCTGTCCTCGCCTTTTCTCCACCACCGCTCATCCCATCGACTTCACACTTGGAGTTTGTGCTGCTGAGGACCCGAGGAAGCGCAGTGCAGAGTGTGAAGCCGTTTGGATGAGCGGCTCTCCAGACTCGCGTTTTAAACGGGCACTGCACTGGATTTACACAACCTCATTATCTATAACACTAAAGggaaaaataatacagcaaaaaCACCAAAGTAATCACTTTTAAAGTTTTATTCATTACGCTGCAGTTTGACTACAGCATAAGTACAAGCATAAAATCTTTGACTACAACAGCACTTAGAGcaacattttttgatttttttttcttcttttctgtaaAAGTATTGCAATAACAGACCTTAGGCCTAAAACCTATTACATCACAATTGCTTAAataaaaagaggcaaaaatacACGACAATTTTACCTCTGTGTGTTCTAaagtatatatactgtatatgtactTGATGCATACAGTCATATGTACTTCAACacagagggggggagggggggacgAGAAGGattcattttgtaaataaagcAAACCGATGTTACAAAACCCATGATGGAAGCAGTCCTATGGTAACTGTCAAGACAGAGAGAATACCAAACTGTTGAGAcgttatcattgttattattatcattattattaaaatctgGAACGATAAAAACAGCTACTTGTTGTCAGCAGTTGAGTACAGACTTCTGATAAGTGGAAAGAAGGAGCGCGCtgcagggaaaaataaaataaaatcagtctgAGCCCAAGTTAGTTCTTCAAGCTAGTgcaggaaacataaaaaaaaaggtctaatAAGAAGAGGGAGAGCCGGTGGCGCTCCAGCCAGAGTTACAATAAAGACCTGTCCGAATATAAACTACACAACTGCCACTTATTTGGTGCTTTGAAGAAAATGGCGCGTTGCTATGTACATCGTCTATAGATAAGAATGAACATGCTCTGCGGTTATTGTACAGTGgacttattttttttgtacatactgtaaataaatgacTGCAGGTTAAACATGGACTTTTTGTTCCAATATACTGTGCCACATGTAACATTGTAatgtataaaatgaaaacataatagAGAAAAGTTAAATGACAAAGTTTGTTTAAcggcattattcatcattcatcTCCACTCATCACGTTTTCACGCTGGTGCAACTTTACAATCTTGACAACAAGGGAATGACCGGTTTCCTTTGCTATTTCCCATTCAGCAAACCTTTACGATACTTCATTCATCTTCTCAAAACTCAAAAGATCATCCTTTTACTACAGCTGAAATGTTGTAACGCAGCCAAAGCGTAATAATATCTTTAGCCAGGTCTTTAGCAATGGTGAGTGTGCTCAATAGTTTACTGTAAAGTATCATTGTTCTGAGTGTTATATTTTGGCAGATATACAAAACTACTGTTGAAATCAACTAAAACATTGTAAGATCAGTGAGTACAGGTGCATTCTTCCATTTCAGGAACTGGCTACAGTTTGTATTCAGTGGTCACATGATGCTTCTCCCAACACAACCAGGTTCTGCGTTTGTTCACCGCGACTACAAAGCAAGTTGAGTTGGAAAAATCtgcccagctgaagttgtggcaCAAAGACTCTTCCAGCTGACAGgtgtgaaatatgttttcttgtgtaatATAACTCTATATGCGTTAGTTGACTGTGgtcaaaacaaaaccactgGCCAGTACCCAAATGATGGCAAGCGCTGTGAAAAGTTGTTCTTAGAAGAGGAATCCAATAAACAAGTGAATAATATCATTTTTCAGCAACTTCCTTAATCCAGAGGTTATTTCATCCTTATCATAACAGACTATTATTTATAGCAAAATATTATAAGTagtaatttgtatttgtgttgcaACCATATTTCTAAGCATACTTTGCAAACCATgttttctcattaaaaaaacagacaaagcacatttttactGTAGGCATTTACAAATTTGATGCTGCCTTCTTAAAATTCTTATATTGTctatacattatattacattattcaCAACATTTTTTGTGGTTTCTACCCATTGGGTAGGATATGTGCATAATATATTCAAGTTATATACAGCAccttacaaacaaacataaagaaagacagactACTGAAAAAAGCACCGTTGGAAGTGAGGCACAACGAAGGTGGGAGCTTTTGAGTGCAAGTGGGTTCCTATGTCTGCTCCACACACGGGTCAAATTACTGGTTGGAACggcttcagctgctgctctgggAGTGACTGCTCATGTCTGGCACAATGGAAACAATCGCACCGGTAAACTGGTCGAAAAGTGCAAACCCAAACGCTCCTGCCATTTTCCAACCAGGTGACCAAATGCAACCAATTCTAAGATAAAGTCAGTGGTTTGCTGACGTGAAACCAGGCGTCCTACAGGAGCCCGCCGAGGCCAAAAACGAACCTGGTCCTATGGCAGCAAATTTTCTGTGTTAACGTATAGTTTTGTAGGTTCATCTACATCTTAAGAAGAGTCTGTTTTTGTCAAACAGCTTGTCCACTGACTTACAAAAGCACAGATTATGAACCTGTTGGCAAACTTGAGCAAACTGgttcaaccatttttttttttttttttttaactttccatTCTGCCAGACAGCTGGTCAGACTGAGATTGAGCATCTGCAAGGGTTCCAAGATACAATTTGACTGAAGTGTGGTCTGCTCAAACATGAACATTAGGCACCTTATTTACTCACATAATAGTAACATGCAAACCTCCTTGTAGAAAACATAAAATTCATCTGTATATCCTCCATTTACAAGCTATGACCGCGCAGACAGAACAAGctgagaaaacagaagaaagaaggaagtaGGAGTAAGGAGAGTGGAAGCAGGTTCTTACAGTCAAAGGCTGAAGTGTTGGGACAGGAAGATGACACTATTCCTTATGGCAGCTGACTCTTCTAGTAATATGATCTTGACGTTAAATGAAAAGGCTGCAAAAGAACACTTTTTGATTATGGGTCTTGGTATGCCTCCAGTGTTAAATACTTTAAAACCACGAGTAACAAAACAAGACTGACTTTTTGCCTCAATACTTGTGCTTTTGACTGCAGATGACAAGATTTCTATGCGTCTATCCTTCTATGTTTCTATTCAGTTGAAGGGACCAGATGGACAGAGGGGGGGAAGCGTACTGGGGACACGAGAAGCAGCAGTAGCAAcaatagtagcagcagcagcagtgatagCAGCAGCGAtgtagtaacacacacacacacacacatccgtaGAGCCAGGATGGACACACTGACCAGAAACACACGCCTGGgatacatgcatacattcataccgacacacagcagaacacacactgatacTAACAGAATCGGAAGGCTTTCGATATCTAAGCCTAAGAAATAAACTAACAAAAGGACTTTTTCATCATGAAGAGTGTGAAGTCAGACATGAGCTGCAGGTTCACAAGGAGGGAAACATCCTGCTGTCCACCATCTCTGGTTCATCTTGACCACTGACAGGCCGCCTTCGCGCTGCGACGTCACACCTGGAACTGAGCTTAACGTCTCAATGAGGGCTGGACTGGGACCTCAAGGCCTCTCTGATGAGTCTGCATGATGCCATAACTTCAAAATATTCCTTAAAGCTGCAATGGGCAAGTCTGAAGACTGACGGCACTAAGTGAATTTgagtttaaaggtgcaatatgcaAAACTGGGCCAGCTGAAGTGAGGAATCCCATAGATTCAACTGATAAAAGACACGGAGTAAGCACATAACCTATCATTGAGTCGGTCTGATGAtgaaaaccatgtagactcaagtATCGAATGATGTGCTTgcttggctattttttttttttttttaaatcagtccTCACTTCATTCACAGCACTTTGCAGTTTTGGGTGGTGCACCTTTGAAGTGCTTCACTATCCATAAATCTTGTAACATGACTGTAGTAAATTCAGTTTCTTCTTCCTAGTGTCTAATAGAGTTGGTGGGAAAGAGGTTTGGATTTTACTTAATTTcttccacttcctgtgtgctAAGATAGACTTCCTGCCGGTGTTGATACCCGACACTAGAATATGATCTCTACTGCAGTTTTGTGATTTCAGCCTATCTGTACATCGAAGTCTTGCCGAGTGCAGCCTTGATACGACTTGTGACGTGGTTTGTGGCATGAATCTGTAGCTCTTTACAGAGAGGCTCCCCAGGAGTCCAGCGAAAGCTTAATTAATGATGTGTTAATATGGACAGCGCAAAATCACTCATGTCCTTGAATCTCAAAACTCGTACAATGCAGTCGGCTAAGTATTTGCTCagctacacacagacacacacacacacacacacacacacgtgtacacactcAATGCTCCTGCTGGAACATTAAGTGCTTTTCTGTGTTGGTAAAATgtttcacacatacaaatacacacagatacacagacacacacacacacacacacggggaaaAGAGGACTGCACTAGCACATTGCCAAACAAGGGCTCCACTCCAGTCTCCACTTTAAAGGGCTTGGCGGACTCTGCATCGTTTGAACGCACTTTATCTGCACACAGATAGAAGGAGGGATGATGGAGAGACGGCTGGTAAACACTGTTAGAAAGCTGGGCGGGCGGcggggggagaggggagggggggcactGGCTTCAAttgagagggacagacagagaaagcgcaagagcagaggagaaggcAACGATGAGCAGAGAAAAGGCTAgattttcaaaaagttttttttcttttcttaaaaaaaGGACCCTCCCATAGCCCTTGACTTCGACCACAGACAGTTTCGTTTAAAACCTGATTACTGTGCTGGCGGACGCAGACAGGAATCTTCACTTTGTGtcgtctctttttttttttttgttttttgtttttttttgtggcttaaGAATGTGAAGACGGAGAGCTGAGCCttcttctgtttcattttttttccttcgtTGTCATGGCGGTGGATTGTAGTTTTAGCGTGACTGTTGGCAGAATGCACTGTGCACATGTAGATGAACGGCttgagaaagggagggaggaacgGGAGAGGGAGAAATCGATGCGGGGCACAAAGGAACTGTCAGGTACTCAAGAGGGCGGGACAGATTTGAAAAGAGAAGGATCTGCTATAACCAGGCTGCTGGATGGACAATCAGATATGTTGTGTTGTATATACCACCCCACATAATTCTTGGACTAACTAGAcactaataataaattaaattattcagGCATTTGTTTCACTGATTTAAGAAACACTTTCATTCAAGGCTGGGGTTGACTTTCTATGCAGTGCCACCAGATTTCTCAAAGGAAATTGTTCAAATCAAACACTTCTTTGTTCCCTCTGGTGATCGACACTCCCCTTGAACTTTTAAGTCTCATTTTAGCTCAATAACATCTCTATGTGGGAGAGCTAACGCCCCGACTGCGGTCAGATATTGTAAGAAACTATCAGAGGAAGTAAGTAATGGCTCATCCACCCAGCGGCTGATTAGAAAGCAGACTTCTTTCCCAGTAGGCAGAAGTGTACACAGACATGGAGTACAAGGTTATTCTTTTACTAAGTCTCACTGTGCCTGTGGTGTAAGCAGACAGGGATGTTGTAGGCTGGGTACGAGTATTTCTTGCAGTTTTCAAAAAAGGAAGGACATAAGCTTATAATACTTTTTGCTCCCAACTGTTAAAATAACTTTGGAGCCAaagttcagtcagtcagtccattCATGAAACggacaacaaaaagaaaaacaacaacacatcatcatcattatcacatACGTAGAGCatcatttccctcttctcttttaCAACAAATAGATAGTGCAACTTTTAgataacttttcttttttgtgtttgttttgaatgttagacaagtcattttttccccccttgtttTGCTTCCTCGTGAACCTTGGCACTAAGATTTGGGTTTGTGAGTCTCTTGTTTGTTGTGTTCTCTAGTCCTCGATTCGCAGTTCTTGCTTGTGCACAGATCCCGGTCCGAAAGAAACGAAAAGAAACATCCTCACTCCCAGGGACAGACCCATCCCGGGGCCCAAAAAGCAAATCATTCAATCTGTGCtagcattgtattttttttctcatatgaaggaaatattaaagtaaaagaaagacagctacaaagctggaaaaaaaaacctctctgcGCAGTGCATACATCTTGCCCCAGCAGTGCTAGCTATTTGAATTAAtaacagaaaggaaaagaaagaaatgaaatcaacagttggttcctctctttccttgttTTGTTGTAGCTAAGGTTGATATTTATTTGTGCATGGGAGTGtttagagaggagaggacaggtgagagagacagatacagagagagagtgcgaTAGAGAGACCACTCCTtgtaggtgaggaggagagacacagtTCTTAGTCTGGGGTGGGTGGCAGCCTCAGCCTCGCCCCTCTCTTTCCTCACACCAGGTCCTCTGGTTGGCCGTCCTTGGCCTTGGCAGGTACTATTGTgctttctgattggctctgCTGTTGGATCGTCCTGCTCCCCGGCCCCCCCGCCCTCTGGTTATTGCTGTGCTGGTGTAGAAAGAATGCCGAGCCGGGGTAGTGGCCCATCACCTCACTGTACGCCGGCGGGGGGCCTTCCATGCGCCCGTGGCTGCTGGAGTTGGCCGCGCTGATGCCCGAGTTGCTGCTGGGCGGTCTAGgacctcctcctccgcctcccccAATGCCACCCCCGCCTCCTCCtactccccctccccctccgcccCCGCCTCCTCCCATGTCGATCAAGTCACTGTCGTAGATGGTCCGGTTAGGCGGGGCCCGCACCGATTCACGGTTGAGCTCCATTTGTTGCTCAGGGTCGCGCAGCTGCAGGGTGCAGGGTCCCTGGTAAGGGGGGGGCTCCTCGCCGTCCGACAGCGAGATGGTGGGCGGCAGGTCGATCTGGTGCTGCAGGTAGGGGTAGGTGGGCTGGAAGCGGCTGAACCGGTCGCGCTGCATGAAGGAGGGAGCTGTGAAGCGCTCCCTGGCCTGGGGAGCATAGAGTACctggaggggggaggagagacCGGGAAGTGGGAGATAttaagggagagaggaaagaacagATGATTAGGAAGGGGGATGAGAaggagaagggaagggaaggaaagggggAGGGGCAGAGGAGGTGAGAAATAAGGATGGTTAGGTTATGACTTGGTTGCTAAGTTCATAATTACAGTTTGACAGTACTGACATTTTAAGATTACACTGTAAACAAATACtatataaattgtatttcaaaaTCAGATCTTAGGGCTACATATTGTCACATACATATTGATTTTGGATATAGTGAAAACCTAATTATGGTATAAGTGTTATCAATTCCTGGTTTAAAAGGCTGCAGTACAGTAAATGGATGCTATCTTCTGAATTTGTTAGGCTGCTGTAGCTATTCTGTTATTCGcctaaagacaaaaacaacttgTGTGTAAATTCCTTAAGAGAGTACCAATAGTAGGGAGTCATCCCTGCattatcaatattgaggtatttggtcaaacatatttgatatttgattttgccaaCATTGCCTAGCCTTCATGTCAGTCATTACAATGAAAAAGCTGCAGCAAAACATGGGAAACTACTGAGGTATTGCACAGAAGCTGGCACTCTTTGTTGGCATACTAATGCTGAAGGTGCTGAATAACAGGTCGTGGTTTTACTCAATTAGAAAATGGGTTATTGTTCTCAAAGTGTGACCGAATTCAATGTAAATATTCAGTCTGGGTCAGAGGAATGATTGGCCTATTGATGGCAACAGCACCAGCCATGTCAAAACTATTCTACAATTAGCTACAGGCAAATTACACTGTAATTATGGTAAAAGGGAGCTCTGATCCAATGTGTTAACAGTATTTCCCAGCACTGCTTCTCATCTGCCCCTTAAAACGCCACAGCATTCAACACATCGCCTTGTTCTTGGAGCCTTTGTCAAAGCTCTTCCCCTCAATTAGCTCTGCAGACTGTGACCGTGTgattcatttcttcatttctcacATTTTGGCCCATTTCGACACATTTCCATTGCAGCGAGTCATTATCAGAGGACACCGATTTCAATTAGTGGCTATGACTCTAATAGTCGACCCCCACTGACGAGACAGTCTGGATGGAGAGAACAACAGTCTggaaacaaactgcaaaaggggggggggggggactgagagatagagagacagagaagaaagagagagagcaggtagACTGAAAGAGTGGAAGTGAAGATTAAAAAAGGCTACaaatgaggaggagaaaggaggggggagagagagagcatgagagagagagagacagaaaggcagagaaaggTGTATAGCTGAGTGAGGgggagcagaacagagcagggCAGCTCTCAGACGGCTGTCTAGACAGTGTCAGGGGAGGTGTTGCTGATTAATGACGCACCAAAAACCATCTACtccccccgccacacacacacacacacacacccctccctccccctgcatCTATCAGCCACCCACACTCATACGCTGcatctccctctgtgtttgtctctctgtggccttttccttttttccaggTCTCTCAGGGTGGCTTAGCATTGccactcttcctccctccctccctccctctcctcccatctctctctctctctctctctgtctgactcccCTCACCTGCTTCCCTCTTtagttcctcttcttctgcctcATTTTTGTTTACACTTCAGGCATTTAGTTGACACTCTTATCCAGTGTGACTTACAAGCAGCAATTCCTGGATCATCAAATATTGACAAGCAACCAAAAATAAGGTGTGCGAAGGTCAGGGTATCAGTTCCCTGACAGTGCTTGTCTGACCACAGAGTGACCATGTAAGAGCAAGTACTAGGAAAATAAACAGAGTAAGAAACAGGTGAAGAACTACATGGACACAAGGGATTTCTTTAGACAgagcaaatgaaatgaaaagggaTATTATTCGGTTATtctttatcttaattttcttcatctccttccTTTTACCTGGTATCTCCTTTGCCAGCACTGTCTGCCCAcctctctcaccctcctctGGTTAaattagggctgcacgatatggcCAGAGATGTTACCGCAATATAACACATGATTTCAGCCGATATCAATGATTATTTCAATCATCATTTAAAGATTGCTTTTTGCTTCAGTGCTAAATCTGAACAATCCAGAATGTCTTAATTTTGAGATGTTGGTATGATGAGCATAAACAGGCAAGATAGGTCACTTTGgattttttgattaattttcaCATGAAATTATTCATCAGTTATGGATCATTGTTATGCCCAAACCTGAAACAAGCACTCCCACACGTCCTGCACTCCACGGCACCCTTTAACTAACCTCACCTTAACATACAACTGATGATGACAACCATGAGCAGAATGGAGGCACTATCACTGAAAACAGTCCCAGGCAGTAGAATCGTCCCTTCAGTGGGAAGCTGCCTGTGTATAAAGTTCTGGTGTACGTATTGTCATTTGCTTTCCATATTTAGGGACACTGTCAAACTGTAAACAAcattgagtctttttttttctgaaatactTCAGTGCCACAGAAAAAGTCACCAGCACTTGTTGGCACGTGCCATCCATGCATAAAGATTAGGACGTTCTGCCTTCCAGCAGCCTGTGTCTTTACCATGGTGTCGCCAACCTGAAGGTATCTTTAGTTTGTGGAAGGTAAGTTAACACAATAATAACACAACCCGATTTTTTGGTTGTCATCAGCAAGCTCACTGAATGTCGACAAGGTTGGTGTTTCAGGGGCTTTTATCTTCCTCAGTGAGGTGAAAGAGCAAACAAATGATGCCACAAAAGGGAGCAGAGGAAAGGAACAACACCGTGACAGAAAAGGGCTTTATGGGAAATATGATCTTAATTTTTTAGAAACACTGGTGTCAACAAAGC
The Myripristis murdjan chromosome 16, fMyrMur1.1, whole genome shotgun sequence DNA segment above includes these coding regions:
- the LOC115374152 gene encoding low-density lipoprotein receptor class A domain-containing protein 4-like isoform X2, with translation MQNLTAPGGPGNSNVTCSCNCTASQPQGMEISELEFVQIVIIIVVMTVMVVVIICLLNHYKLSTWSFITRQSQARRHDHALQQDGCLWPSDSGSRQGASEVLYAPQARERFTAPSFMQRDRFSRFQPTYPYLQHQIDLPPTISLSDGEEPPPYQGPCTLQLRDPEQQMELNRESVRAPPNRTIYDSDLIDMGGGGGGGGGGVGGGGGGIGGGGGGGPRPPSSNSGISAANSSSHGRMEGPPPAYSEVMGHYPGSAFFLHQHSNNQRAGGPGSRTIQQQSQSESTIVPAKAKDGQPEDLV
- the LOC115374152 gene encoding low-density lipoprotein receptor class A domain-containing protein 4-like isoform X1; its protein translation is MQETDLPATNAFKECKFHCTNGNCLRLGSLICNQLNNCGDNSDEENCPVVTQHPPPGIFNSELEFVQIVIIIVVMTVMVVVIICLLNHYKLSTWSFITRQSQARRHDHALQQDGCLWPSDSGSRQGASEVLYAPQARERFTAPSFMQRDRFSRFQPTYPYLQHQIDLPPTISLSDGEEPPPYQGPCTLQLRDPEQQMELNRESVRAPPNRTIYDSDLIDMGGGGGGGGGGVGGGGGGIGGGGGGGPRPPSSNSGISAANSSSHGRMEGPPPAYSEVMGHYPGSAFFLHQHSNNQRAGGPGSRTIQQQSQSESTIVPAKAKDGQPEDLV